In a genomic window of Neisseria flavescens:
- a CDS encoding immunity 49 family protein, with protein sequence MSFMCSKKWYDHISSIVIEYAESFNQYLSGKGDPDIANSLSYIDERKGSPFAAMSILEQPVYAACAHALWAERDLPKFKRYAYQLGKLEILSSMGWSAPEPFFLCAETPNVANPLFVMLMSDSPKIRSFLLRNIDLISNDTEEFADRYDLNRQLKYNTLLMLEGTQLERLERRSLNVLENHQQNKWLQLRREDFLFFLAFARQDPAAMRQALDPLFEKKRARQAAKETLSYFDFFLQPQIVMYAKIAAIHGFDLGIDHEIAPKEAIAYAPLPEDEYQDPFDFMRAYDLDFPYEYLQNWVDYYTGQTDTLGLPPLANDE encoded by the coding sequence ATGAGTTTTATGTGCAGTAAAAAATGGTACGACCATATCAGCAGCATCGTTATCGAGTACGCCGAAAGTTTCAACCAATACCTTTCGGGTAAAGGCGATCCTGATATTGCAAACAGTCTTTCATATATTGACGAGCGCAAAGGCTCCCCCTTTGCAGCCATGTCGATTCTGGAACAGCCGGTGTATGCGGCCTGCGCCCACGCATTGTGGGCGGAGCGCGACCTGCCCAAATTCAAGCGCTATGCCTACCAACTGGGCAAGCTCGAAATCTTAAGCAGCATGGGTTGGAGTGCCCCCGAGCCGTTTTTCCTGTGTGCCGAAACCCCCAATGTGGCCAACCCGCTGTTTGTGATGCTGATGAGCGACAGCCCGAAAATCCGCTCCTTCCTGCTGCGCAATATCGATTTAATCAGCAACGATACCGAAGAGTTTGCCGACCGCTACGATTTGAACCGCCAGTTGAAGTACAACACCCTGCTGATGCTGGAAGGCACACAGTTGGAACGCTTGGAACGGCGCAGCCTGAATGTGCTCGAAAACCACCAGCAAAATAAATGGCTGCAACTGCGGCGCGAAGACTTCCTCTTCTTCCTGGCCTTCGCCCGCCAAGATCCTGCTGCTATGCGGCAGGCGCTCGATCCTTTGTTTGAGAAAAAACGCGCCCGTCAGGCAGCTAAAGAAACCCTCAGCTATTTCGATTTCTTCTTGCAGCCGCAAATTGTGATGTACGCCAAAATCGCCGCCATCCACGGTTTTGATTTGGGCATCGACCATGAAATCGCGCCCAAAGAAGCCATTGCCTATGCGCCACTGCCTGAGGACGAATACCAAGATCCCTTCGACTTTATGCGCGCCTACGATTTGGACTTCCCCTACGAATACCTGCAAAACTGGGTGGATTACTACACCGGCCAAACAGATACTTTGGGTTTGCCGCCGCTTGCGAATGACGAATAG
- a CDS encoding calcium-binding protein — protein sequence MTIEKAMRIRNAQFELRHLEQLQPSPLAQATTGTSEDDVYYVTLSDDIIIENPNSGDDTVCSNVSYTLPNHVKNLVLTGTANIFAAGNNSHNILTGNEGRNRLNSGRGDDTVYGMGGNDNLNGGDGNDYLDGGDGNDAINGDAGDDILVGGKGKDILKGEAGNDTYSLILPHSTNKQTEEVNQHEFYVQ from the coding sequence ATGACAATCGAAAAAGCAATGCGCATCCGCAATGCGCAATTTGAATTACGACATTTAGAGCAATTACAGCCATCTCCCCTTGCACAAGCAACAACAGGCACGTCGGAAGATGACGTTTATTACGTAACCCTCAGTGACGATATAATCATTGAAAACCCAAATAGCGGCGATGATACGGTTTGCAGCAACGTCAGCTATACCCTTCCAAACCACGTTAAAAACCTTGTTTTGACCGGTACGGCCAATATTTTTGCCGCCGGCAACAACAGCCATAACATCCTGACCGGTAACGAAGGCCGCAACCGCCTCAACAGCGGTCGCGGTGATGATACCGTTTACGGCATGGGTGGCAACGACAACCTCAACGGCGGCGACGGCAACGATTATCTGGATGGTGGCGACGGTAACGATGCCATCAACGGTGATGCAGGCGACGACATTTTGGTGGGCGGCAAGGGGAAAGACATTCTGAAAGGCGAAGCCGGAAACGATACCTATTCCCTTATACTTCCCCACTCAACAAATAAACAAACCGAAGAGGTAAACCAGCATGAGTTTTATGTGCAGTAA
- the infB gene encoding translation initiation factor IF-2, which yields MSNTTVAQFAAELNRPVDDLLKQLKEAGVNKNSGNDSITTDDKQLLTAYLQKKNGSNSGIISIRRKKTEVSTVDGVKVETRRRSRAVTIPSSEELAAEAKAKVAAENQKAEAEKAAAQAAEEKAKAAAKAEARAKAEAEAARLKAAKAEGKPAEAKKEEAKPVETVEAKAEAKVEAKADNKPSEKSVEAEKPAEAKKPAKAKQDKGSKGKEAKKAAKPAAPAVPQPVVSVEEQAQRDEEARRAAALRAHQEALLKEKQERQARREAIKQQAEKDSKPTKEAKSGERNKPAEKAKAASGEGKSEHNARGKKEDRRERDEDIQGHNAKGKGGKGGRDRNNARNGDDERVRVGKKGKKLKLEPNQHAFQAPTEPVVHEVLVPETITVADLAHKMAVKGVEVVKALMKMGMMVTINQSIDQDTALIVVEELGHIGKPAAADDPEAFLDEGVEAVEAEALPRPPVVTVMGHVDHGKTSLLDYIRRAKVVQGEAGGITQHIGAYHVKTPRGVITFLDTPGHEAFTAMRARGAKATDIVILVVAADDGVMPHTIEAIAHAKAAGVPMVVAVNKIDKEAANPERIRQELTAHEVVPDEWGGDVQFIDVSAKKGLNIDALLEAVLLEAEVLELTAPVDAPAKGIIVEARLDKGRGAVATLLVQSGTLKKGDMLLAGTAFGKIRAMVDENGKAINEAGPSIPVEILGLSDVPNAGEDAMVLADEKKAREIALFRQGKYRDVRLAKQQAAKLENMFNNMGETQAQSLSVIIKADVQGSYEALAGSLKKLSTDEVKVNVLHSGVGGITESDVNLAIASGAFIIGFNVRAASSRKLAENENVEIRYYNIIYDAIDDVKAAMSGMLSPEEKEQVTGTVEIRQVISVSKVGNIAGCMVTDGVVKRDSHVRLIRNNVVIHTGELASLKRYKDDVKEVRMGFECGLMLKGYNEIMEGDQLECFDIVEVARTL from the coding sequence ATGAGTAATACAACCGTAGCGCAATTTGCCGCCGAACTAAACCGCCCCGTCGATGATTTGCTTAAACAATTGAAAGAAGCCGGGGTCAACAAAAACAGCGGCAATGACAGCATAACCACTGACGACAAACAACTGTTGACTGCTTATCTGCAAAAGAAAAACGGCAGCAACAGCGGCATCATCAGCATCCGCCGCAAAAAAACCGAAGTCAGCACCGTTGACGGCGTAAAAGTGGAAACTCGCCGCCGCAGCCGTGCCGTTACCATTCCTTCTTCCGAAGAATTGGCAGCGGAAGCCAAAGCCAAAGTAGCAGCGGAAAACCAAAAGGCCGAAGCAGAAAAAGCAGCCGCCCAAGCAGCCGAAGAAAAAGCCAAAGCTGCTGCAAAAGCCGAAGCCCGCGCCAAAGCAGAGGCCGAAGCAGCCAGACTGAAAGCAGCCAAAGCGGAAGGCAAACCTGCCGAAGCCAAAAAAGAAGAAGCCAAACCGGTTGAAACCGTAGAAGCCAAGGCCGAAGCAAAAGTTGAAGCTAAAGCAGACAACAAGCCGTCTGAAAAATCCGTTGAAGCTGAAAAACCAGCAGAAGCCAAAAAACCTGCCAAAGCCAAACAAGACAAAGGCAGCAAAGGCAAAGAAGCGAAAAAGGCAGCCAAACCTGCCGCTCCTGCCGTACCGCAACCTGTCGTCAGCGTGGAAGAACAGGCTCAACGCGATGAAGAAGCCCGTCGTGCCGCCGCCCTGCGTGCGCATCAAGAAGCCTTGTTGAAAGAAAAACAAGAGCGTCAGGCGCGCCGCGAAGCCATAAAACAACAGGCCGAGAAAGACTCAAAACCTACGAAAGAAGCCAAATCAGGCGAACGCAATAAACCTGCTGAGAAAGCCAAAGCAGCATCCGGCGAAGGCAAATCCGAACACAACGCTCGCGGTAAAAAAGAAGACCGTCGTGAGCGTGATGAAGACATTCAAGGCCACAATGCTAAAGGCAAAGGCGGCAAAGGTGGTCGCGACCGCAACAATGCCCGCAACGGCGACGACGAGCGCGTACGCGTCGGCAAAAAAGGCAAAAAACTCAAACTCGAGCCGAACCAGCACGCCTTCCAAGCGCCGACCGAACCTGTCGTACACGAGGTTTTAGTTCCCGAAACCATTACCGTTGCCGATTTGGCGCACAAAATGGCGGTCAAAGGCGTGGAAGTGGTCAAAGCCCTGATGAAGATGGGCATGATGGTAACCATCAACCAATCCATCGACCAAGACACCGCCCTGATCGTGGTGGAAGAACTCGGCCATATCGGCAAACCTGCCGCCGCCGACGACCCTGAAGCATTCTTGGATGAAGGCGTTGAAGCGGTGGAAGCCGAAGCATTGCCGCGTCCGCCGGTGGTTACCGTGATGGGGCACGTCGACCACGGTAAAACCTCGCTGCTGGACTACATCCGCCGCGCCAAAGTGGTGCAGGGCGAAGCGGGCGGCATTACGCAGCACATCGGCGCGTACCACGTCAAAACGCCGCGCGGCGTGATTACCTTCTTGGATACTCCGGGTCACGAAGCGTTTACCGCTATGCGCGCCCGCGGCGCGAAAGCGACCGACATCGTGATTCTCGTGGTTGCCGCAGACGACGGCGTGATGCCGCACACCATCGAGGCGATTGCCCACGCCAAAGCCGCGGGCGTACCGATGGTGGTTGCCGTCAACAAAATCGATAAAGAAGCCGCCAACCCTGAGCGTATTCGCCAAGAGCTGACTGCGCACGAAGTCGTGCCTGACGAATGGGGTGGCGATGTACAGTTTATCGACGTTTCCGCTAAAAAAGGCCTGAACATCGATGCATTGCTCGAAGCCGTCTTGCTCGAAGCCGAAGTTTTGGAACTGACTGCCCCTGTCGATGCACCTGCCAAAGGCATCATCGTTGAGGCGCGTTTGGACAAAGGCCGCGGCGCGGTTGCCACATTGCTGGTTCAAAGCGGTACGCTGAAAAAAGGCGATATGCTGCTGGCCGGTACCGCGTTCGGCAAAATCCGCGCGATGGTCGATGAAAACGGCAAAGCCATCAATGAAGCCGGCCCGTCCATCCCCGTCGAAATCCTCGGCTTGTCCGACGTACCGAACGCAGGCGAAGACGCGATGGTGTTGGCGGACGAGAAAAAAGCGCGCGAAATCGCCCTCTTCCGCCAAGGCAAATACCGCGACGTGCGCCTTGCCAAACAGCAGGCGGCGAAGCTGGAAAATATGTTCAACAATATGGGCGAAACCCAAGCCCAATCTTTGTCGGTCATCATCAAGGCAGACGTGCAAGGTTCTTACGAGGCTTTGGCGGGCAGCCTGAAAAAACTGTCCACAGACGAAGTGAAAGTGAACGTATTGCACAGCGGCGTGGGCGGCATTACCGAATCGGATGTCAACTTGGCCATCGCGTCCGGGGCGTTCATTATCGGCTTTAACGTGCGTGCTGCCTCTTCGCGCAAACTTGCCGAAAATGAAAACGTGGAAATCCGCTACTACAACATCATCTACGATGCCATCGACGACGTGAAGGCGGCGATGAGCGGTATGCTTTCCCCGGAAGAGAAAGAGCAAGTAACCGGTACGGTCGAAATCCGTCAGGTCATCTCCGTTTCCAAGGTCGGCAACATTGCAGGCTGTATGGTTACCGACGGCGTGGTCAAACGCGATTCCCATGTCCGCCTCATCCGCAACAACGTGGTCATCCACACGGGCGAACTGGCTTCGTTGAAACGCTATAAAGACGACGTAAAAGAAGTCCGCATGGGCTTCGAGTGCGGTCTGATGCTCAAAGGCTACAACGAAATCATGGAAGGCGACCAACTGGAATGCTTCGACATCGTCGAAGTGGCCCGTACTCTGTAA
- the nusA gene encoding transcription termination factor NusA, with protein MSREMLQLAEALASEKNVETEVVFKALEFALSTAAKKKADREHMDVRVEIDRDTGEYQTFRRWLIVADEDYTYPDVEKTIEEIQEEIPGTTIQIGEYYEEQLPNEGFGRQAAQTAKQIILQRIRDAEREQNLNEFLASKEDIVSGTVKRVERHGIIVEVVAGKLDALIPREEMIPRENFRSGDRIRALFLRVDEIGNTGRKQVILSRTSGDFLAKLYANEVPEIADGLLEIREVARDPGQRAKVAVKANDQRIDPQGTCIGVRGSRVNAVSNELSGERIDIVLWSPEPAQFVMNALSPAEVSRIVIDEDKHAVDVIVDENQLALAIGRGGQNVRLASILTGWQLNIMTVEEADERNAAEDAVIRNLFTTHLNIDDETADILVEEGFATLEEVAYVPAAELLSIDGFDEEIVETLRNRARDAILTITIAAEEKLGEVSEDMRNLDGVDSDMLRKLAEAGVTQRDDLAELSVDELVEITGVDEEEAKKVILAAREHWFTEENN; from the coding sequence ATGAGTCGCGAAATGTTACAGCTGGCCGAAGCGCTGGCAAGTGAAAAAAACGTTGAAACGGAAGTCGTATTCAAAGCCCTTGAATTCGCCCTCTCTACTGCTGCCAAGAAAAAAGCCGACCGCGAGCACATGGACGTGCGCGTTGAAATCGACCGCGATACCGGCGAATACCAAACCTTCCGCCGCTGGCTGATTGTTGCCGATGAAGACTACACCTACCCCGACGTAGAAAAAACCATCGAGGAAATCCAAGAAGAAATTCCCGGCACTACCATCCAAATCGGCGAATACTACGAAGAGCAGCTGCCAAACGAAGGCTTCGGCCGCCAAGCCGCACAAACTGCCAAACAAATCATCCTGCAACGCATCCGTGATGCAGAGCGCGAGCAAAACCTGAACGAGTTCCTCGCTTCTAAAGAAGACATCGTTTCCGGTACGGTAAAACGCGTTGAGCGCCACGGCATCATCGTTGAAGTCGTCGCAGGCAAACTTGACGCACTGATTCCGCGCGAAGAAATGATTCCGCGCGAAAACTTCCGCAGCGGCGACCGCATCCGCGCCCTCTTCCTGCGTGTGGACGAAATCGGCAATACCGGCCGCAAACAAGTCATTTTGAGCCGTACCAGCGGCGACTTCTTGGCCAAACTCTACGCCAACGAAGTACCTGAAATTGCAGACGGCCTGTTGGAAATCCGCGAAGTAGCACGCGACCCCGGCCAACGCGCCAAAGTTGCCGTTAAAGCCAACGACCAACGCATCGACCCGCAAGGTACTTGTATCGGCGTGCGCGGTTCCCGTGTTAACGCCGTGAGCAACGAATTGTCCGGCGAACGCATCGACATCGTATTGTGGTCTCCTGAGCCAGCCCAATTCGTGATGAATGCGCTGTCTCCTGCCGAAGTGAGCCGCATCGTGATTGACGAAGACAAACACGCCGTTGACGTGATTGTTGATGAAAACCAACTGGCGCTAGCCATCGGCCGCGGCGGTCAAAACGTCCGTTTGGCTTCCATCCTGACCGGCTGGCAGCTGAACATCATGACCGTTGAAGAAGCAGACGAGCGCAATGCCGCCGAAGACGCGGTTATCCGCAACCTCTTCACCACCCACTTGAACATCGACGACGAAACCGCCGATATCTTGGTGGAAGAAGGCTTTGCCACTTTGGAAGAAGTTGCTTACGTTCCAGCGGCAGAATTGCTCTCGATTGACGGTTTTGACGAAGAAATCGTTGAAACCCTGCGCAACCGCGCACGCGATGCGATCCTGACCATTACCATCGCCGCAGAAGAAAAACTGGGTGAAGTGTCTGAAGACATGCGCAATTTGGACGGTGTAGATTCCGATATGTTGCGCAAACTTGCCGAAGCCGGCGTGACCCAACGCGATGATCTGGCCGAGTTGTCTGTTGACGAATTGGTCGAAATTACCGGTGTTGACGAAGAAGAAGCCAAAAAAGTAATTTTGGCTGCACGCGAACACTGGTTTACTGAAGAAAACAACTAA
- the rimP gene encoding ribosome maturation factor RimP: MDIQSILDKTLPGLGYELVDFELTAQGDLRVFIDKEGGITVEDCATVSNHLSRVFMVEDIDYKRLEISSPGLDRPLKKAADFVRFAGQNAKIKTRLPIDGQKNFIGRIESCENDIVTVSFDGKTAQIELSNIDKARLRPKFKF, translated from the coding sequence ATGGATATTCAAAGCATTCTTGATAAAACCCTGCCCGGCTTGGGCTACGAGCTGGTCGATTTCGAACTGACCGCACAAGGCGATTTGCGCGTTTTCATCGATAAAGAAGGCGGCATCACCGTCGAAGACTGCGCCACTGTCAGCAACCATCTGAGCCGCGTGTTTATGGTTGAAGACATCGACTACAAACGTTTGGAAATCTCCAGCCCGGGTCTTGACCGTCCGCTGAAAAAAGCCGCCGACTTCGTGCGCTTTGCCGGCCAGAACGCCAAAATCAAAACACGCCTGCCGATTGATGGTCAGAAAAACTTCATCGGCCGCATCGAATCTTGCGAAAACGACATCGTTACCGTCTCTTTCGACGGCAAGACCGCCCAAATCGAATTGAGCAACATCGACAAAGCCCGTTTGCGCCCCAAATTTAAATTTTAA
- the serC gene encoding phosphoserine transaminase — MSAHPIYNFSAGPAVLPEAVLRTAQQEMLDYNGTGFPVMAMSHRSDMFLSILHHAEQDLRQLLNIPSNYKILFLQGGATTQFNMAVLNLARGFSTADAVVTGNWSRIAYEQMGRLTDTEIRLAAHGGGQYAYKNLPAVEDWDVNPNSAFVHFAINETVNGLQYQNVPKLSDGLPPLVCDMSSEILSREFDVSDYGLIYAGAQKNIGPAGATVVIIREDLLERCPNDIPDVFNYRSHINRDGMYNTPSTYAVYMSGLVFRWLQTQGGVKKIEAVNRIKAQTLYEAIDGSGGFYINDIHPDARSKMNVVFKTASEDLDHRFVLEAELQGLCLLKGYKTVGGMRASIYNAMPLEGVNALADFMKDFQRRYG, encoded by the coding sequence ATGTCCGCACACCCGATTTACAATTTTTCCGCAGGTCCTGCCGTATTGCCGGAAGCGGTATTGCGTACCGCGCAACAGGAAATGCTCGACTACAACGGTACGGGTTTCCCCGTGATGGCGATGAGCCACCGTTCGGATATGTTTTTGAGTATTCTGCATCATGCCGAACAAGACTTGCGCCAGCTTTTGAATATTCCGTCCAACTATAAAATCCTGTTTTTACAGGGCGGTGCGACCACGCAATTCAATATGGCGGTTCTGAATCTGGCACGCGGTTTCAGCACTGCCGACGCGGTGGTAACGGGCAACTGGAGCCGCATCGCCTACGAGCAGATGGGGCGGCTGACCGATACGGAAATCCGTTTGGCGGCGCACGGGGGCGGGCAATATGCCTATAAAAACCTGCCTGCGGTGGAGGATTGGGATGTCAACCCGAATTCTGCGTTTGTTCATTTTGCGATTAATGAAACCGTAAACGGCTTGCAGTATCAAAACGTCCCCAAACTTTCAGACGGCCTGCCGCCGCTGGTGTGCGATATGTCGAGCGAGATTTTGTCGCGTGAGTTTGATGTATCCGATTACGGCTTGATTTATGCCGGCGCGCAAAAAAATATCGGCCCTGCCGGTGCGACCGTGGTCATTATCCGCGAGGATTTGCTGGAACGTTGTCCGAACGATATTCCCGATGTGTTCAACTACCGTTCGCACATCAACCGCGACGGTATGTACAACACGCCTTCCACTTACGCGGTTTATATGTCGGGTTTGGTGTTCCGCTGGCTGCAAACGCAGGGCGGTGTGAAAAAAATTGAAGCGGTCAATCGGATAAAGGCGCAAACCTTGTACGAGGCGATAGACGGCAGCGGCGGTTTTTACATCAACGATATTCATCCTGATGCGCGATCCAAGATGAATGTGGTCTTCAAAACCGCAAGCGAAGACTTGGATCACCGCTTTGTGTTGGAAGCCGAGTTGCAGGGCTTGTGCCTGCTTAAGGGTTATAAAACCGTCGGCGGTATGCGTGCCAGCATTTACAATGCGATGCCGCTTGAAGGTGTGAACGCGTTGGCTGACTTTATGAAAGATTTCCAACGACGTTACGGTTAA
- a CDS encoding LD-carboxypeptidase, giving the protein MNSTTRRHFLRTCSVAAGAGLLQACGTGTTTTPQTKTTSTTAKAKTVQPKQPHPPRSGDNLLRVVAPSGFAEDPNRVTTGLTRLYNAGFTVTNQQAGSRRYQRFAGSDAQRAADFQDVASGRVETPKVLMGLRGGYGAARILPQIDFASLGARMRERGTLFFGFSDVCAVQLALLAKGNMMSFAGPMVYSEFGKADPSVFTMDSFIRGTTNNVNIVDVPTIQRADINVEGTLWGGNLSVLASLAGTPYMPDIQGGILFIEDVGEQPYRIERMLNTLYLSGVLQKQRAIIFGDFRMGTIRDVYDSSYDFSAVVNHISRTAKIPVLTGFPFGHITNKITFPLGAHAKVRSTGNGGYSVTFNGYPTLNPSALTLDNLLPPPVPTYDNTIYRDSITEEVTE; this is encoded by the coding sequence ATGAACTCCACCACGCGCCGCCATTTCCTGCGTACCTGCTCTGTCGCAGCAGGTGCAGGGTTGTTGCAAGCCTGCGGCACAGGCACGACAACCACGCCGCAAACCAAAACCACTTCCACCACCGCGAAAGCCAAAACCGTGCAACCTAAGCAACCCCATCCGCCACGTTCCGGTGACAACCTCCTGCGCGTTGTTGCGCCGTCAGGCTTCGCCGAAGACCCCAACCGCGTGACCACCGGCCTGACCCGCCTCTACAATGCAGGCTTTACCGTAACCAACCAACAGGCAGGTAGCCGCCGTTACCAACGCTTTGCCGGCAGCGATGCCCAACGTGCCGCAGACTTCCAAGACGTTGCCAGCGGCCGCGTCGAAACGCCTAAAGTCTTGATGGGCCTACGCGGCGGCTACGGCGCGGCACGCATCCTGCCGCAAATCGACTTTGCCTCACTCGGTGCCAGAATGCGCGAACGCGGCACATTGTTCTTCGGTTTCAGCGACGTGTGCGCCGTCCAACTCGCCCTATTAGCCAAAGGCAATATGATGAGCTTTGCCGGCCCGATGGTATACAGCGAATTTGGCAAAGCAGACCCCAGCGTCTTTACCATGGATTCCTTTATCCGCGGCACGACCAACAATGTCAACATCGTTGATGTCCCAACCATCCAACGCGCCGATATCAACGTCGAAGGCACATTGTGGGGCGGCAACCTCAGCGTGCTCGCCTCCCTCGCCGGTACGCCTTACATGCCCGATATTCAAGGCGGCATCCTCTTTATCGAAGATGTCGGCGAGCAACCCTACCGCATCGAGCGCATGCTCAATACGCTTTATCTGTCAGGTGTTTTGCAAAAACAACGCGCCATCATCTTCGGCGATTTCCGCATGGGCACCATCCGCGACGTGTACGACTCCAGCTACGACTTCTCCGCCGTCGTCAACCACATTTCGCGCACCGCCAAAATTCCTGTATTGACCGGCTTCCCATTCGGCCACATCACCAACAAAATCACTTTCCCCTTGGGCGCGCATGCCAAAGTCCGCAGTACCGGCAACGGCGGTTATTCCGTCACCTTCAACGGCTATCCTACGCTGAACCCGTCCGCACTGACACTCGACAACCTGCTGCCGCCTCCTGTTCCGACTTACGACAATACTATCTACCGCGACAGCATTACTGAAGAAGTCACCGAATAA
- a CDS encoding HIT family protein, producing MTCPICTADNEDILLQTQNLRVIAVHNEAGAPAFCRVIWNDHVSEMTDLSPAERNEIMEMVYQVEAAMRQVFRPAKINLASLGNVVPHLHWHVIARFENDANFPAPIWAAPVREHGMTLPENWPEQIKNLIA from the coding sequence ATGACCTGCCCCATCTGCACTGCCGACAACGAAGACATTTTGCTGCAAACCCAAAACCTGCGCGTGATTGCCGTCCACAACGAAGCCGGCGCACCGGCATTCTGCCGCGTTATTTGGAATGACCATGTTTCCGAGATGACCGACCTTTCCCCTGCCGAACGCAACGAAATCATGGAAATGGTGTATCAGGTTGAAGCCGCAATGCGCCAAGTCTTCCGCCCGGCCAAAATCAATCTGGCCAGCCTCGGCAATGTTGTGCCCCACCTGCATTGGCACGTCATCGCCCGTTTTGAAAACGACGCCAACTTCCCCGCGCCGATTTGGGCCGCGCCCGTCCGCGAACACGGCATGACCTTGCCCGAAAACTGGCCGGAACAAATCAAAAACTTAATCGCTTAA
- the rnhA gene encoding ribonuclease HI: MDKPVYLYTDGACKGNPGAGGWGVFMRYGTHEKELFGGEAETTNNRMELTAVIEGLKSLKRRCQVVICTDSQYVKNGMESWIHGWKKNGWKTAAKKPVKNDDLWKELDSLVQQHDVRWTWVKGHAGHPENEKADELANQGAAKFL, from the coding sequence ATGGATAAACCCGTTTACCTCTACACAGACGGCGCATGCAAAGGCAACCCCGGCGCAGGCGGCTGGGGGGTATTTATGCGCTACGGCACACACGAAAAAGAACTGTTCGGCGGCGAAGCCGAAACCACCAACAACCGCATGGAGCTGACCGCCGTTATCGAAGGACTGAAATCCTTAAAACGCCGCTGCCAAGTCGTCATCTGCACCGACTCGCAATACGTCAAAAACGGCATGGAAAGCTGGATACACGGCTGGAAAAAAAACGGCTGGAAAACCGCCGCCAAAAAACCGGTCAAAAACGATGATTTATGGAAAGAGCTGGATAGTCTGGTTCAACAGCACGATGTCCGCTGGACTTGGGTAAAAGGCCACGCCGGACACCCTGAAAACGAAAAAGCCGACGAGCTCGCCAATCAGGGGGCGGCAAAATTTTTATAA
- a CDS encoding PH domain-containing protein: MGLFSGLLGNASQKDADAVERDLANILIDGEQVKMAFSLVRDLIVFTEYRLVLVDKQGLTGKKVSYRSIPYRSVSRFSVETSGHFDLDAELKIWVSSGEAPTETLQFKSDKSVIAIQKALAEAVLKPSK; encoded by the coding sequence ATGGGATTGTTCAGCGGCCTTTTGGGCAATGCTTCGCAAAAAGACGCCGATGCGGTGGAACGCGATTTGGCGAATATCCTGATTGATGGCGAACAGGTAAAAATGGCATTCAGCCTGGTGCGCGATTTGATTGTGTTTACCGAATATCGGCTGGTGTTGGTGGACAAACAGGGTTTGACAGGCAAGAAAGTGTCTTACCGTTCGATTCCGTATCGTTCCGTATCGCGCTTTTCGGTGGAAACCTCGGGTCATTTCGATTTGGATGCCGAGCTGAAGATTTGGGTTTCTTCCGGCGAGGCGCCGACCGAAACCTTGCAGTTTAAAAGCGACAAGAGCGTGATTGCCATTCAGAAAGCTTTGGCAGAAGCTGTGTTGAAACCGTCAAAATAG
- the tehB gene encoding SAM-dependent methyltransferase TehB — MSEQQELFCYKQMPVWTADEIPEALLSKHNTAAGTWGCLNVLQGRLNFNEVDEAGNIMATHELTPESDDWIIHPQAWHFIAPQTQDTEIQLSFYCEAVDYFNKKYGMSATHSAVRAAEGIVPVGKVLDMGCGQGRNALYLGLKGFDVTAVDNNPNAVQNVEELARIEELNVRAFEYDLNAANIQENFDYMVATVVFMFLMPRYVPDVIANMKEHTNPGGYNLIVSAMDTEDFPCPMPFPFKFGEGELREYYKDWELVEYKEELGSMHAKDEFGNPIQFKFVTMLAKKPE, encoded by the coding sequence ATGAGCGAACAGCAAGAATTGTTTTGTTACAAACAGATGCCGGTGTGGACGGCGGATGAGATTCCCGAAGCCTTGTTGTCCAAACACAATACCGCCGCCGGTACTTGGGGCTGCCTCAATGTCCTCCAAGGCCGTCTGAACTTCAACGAAGTGGACGAGGCGGGCAATATTATGGCCACGCACGAGCTGACGCCTGAAAGCGATGATTGGATTATCCATCCGCAAGCATGGCACTTTATCGCGCCGCAAACGCAAGATACGGAAATCCAACTGTCGTTTTACTGCGAGGCGGTGGATTATTTCAATAAGAAATACGGCATGAGCGCGACACATTCGGCCGTCCGCGCCGCCGAGGGCATCGTGCCCGTCGGCAAGGTTTTGGATATGGGCTGCGGTCAGGGCCGCAATGCGCTGTATCTGGGTTTGAAAGGTTTTGACGTTACCGCTGTCGATAATAATCCGAACGCGGTTCAAAACGTGGAAGAGCTGGCGCGTATCGAAGAACTGAATGTCCGCGCGTTTGAATACGACCTCAATGCCGCCAATATTCAGGAAAACTTCGATTATATGGTGGCGACCGTGGTGTTTATGTTCCTGATGCCGCGTTACGTTCCTGATGTGATTGCCAATATGAAGGAACATACCAACCCCGGCGGCTACAACCTGATCGTTTCTGCGATGGATACGGAAGATTTCCCTTGCCCGATGCCGTTCCCATTCAAGTTCGGCGAGGGAGAGCTGCGCGAATACTATAAGGATTGGGAATTGGTGGAATACAAGGAAGAGCTGGGTTCGATGCACGCGAAAGACGAATTCGGCAATCCGATTCAGTTTAAATTCGTCACCATGCTGGCGAAGAAACCGGAATAA